One window from the genome of Macrobrachium rosenbergii isolate ZJJX-2024 chromosome 2, ASM4041242v1, whole genome shotgun sequence encodes:
- the LOC136845267 gene encoding protein toll-like, which translates to MFSWELAWRLFLWAWVTVPSAHSLECGQCERGTGGLTCPGSLSPDRYTVHLIDIRESPRSTFHLKCKYDAQSVDFSYISDCDFSTVKRVEFQWCPMPNVSFSEMFKQIGITPENVTAFAFVNIGQRYNEKLQEWHLEGLTNLKELEFRDNGFTSIPPHIFDSTPKLWHLMLTENRIETLPESLFRNTRNLTKLELQNNGISSLPKSLFAGLTNLRNISLWENRLSQFQPELLLDSPKLWSLELTHNDISKLDPDVFSGLKEIRKIHISNNHLDAFPETVFHGCPNLEVLEFENNRITDLPENIFKETVNIKRLNMNRNGLTWLPEKLFSNMTNLENLKLKRNGIRSISPGLFEGLEKLQVLDLQSNVLEDLPVGIFDDLVSIEMLILQNNSLSELPDEIFANCESLQELYLSYNKLNRLLPTMFPNSTLMSILDLSNNNLSFSYSRTELSPDNKTITVQEYFPLAHLRGLKRLLLKNNQITEMPLALNTEFERLEVLDLNNNSISYLDHNDLTFRSIRPMQIDFRNNHIRVINLNHMNFSSNGEKEVSIYVADNPLICNCELYKFTLLAQGKLGDDTVLSVQDDSAVTCSNPERLNEAFYVTSIDETSLTCRLQKCVDNCTCMTRAHDKMFFVDCSYRGLKNIPSLKKELLPKDDDYGITLILRNNSITSLDGLGSREYAGLVNLTIPNNKLSVINETFLPVTLEVLNVRGNNISFLTTSMVEFLNLTDIQLSIGNNPWKCDCNTAELHKFLRDPDRKILDIHDVSCANIPNEVLISLSDEDLCPLIQQPFVIASITAVSVCLLVVAILGTVSFYTYRQDIKVWLFTHRLCLWAVAEEEKDDDKKYDAFISYSSKDEEFVNNILVPGLENEDPKYKLCLHYRDWVPGDYIQNQIHHSVEESRRTIVVLSRNFIENVWGQFEFKAAHSKALKDKTNRVIVIVLGEVPPQDELDEELRLYLTTRTYLLKTDPKFWEKLRYAMPHPPDLLTKKNKKKEKQIQKFELG; encoded by the exons ATGTTTTCATGGGAGTTAGCATGGCGCCTCTTCTTGTGGGCGTGGGTGACAGTCCCCTCAGCCCATTCATTGGAATGTGGACAGTGCGAGAGGGGAACTGGCGGGCTGACCTGTCCAGGCAGCCTTAGTCCTGATCGGTACACAGTCCACCTCATAGATATTCGCGAATCGCCGAGGAGTACATTTCATCTGAAGTGTAAATATGATGCCCAGTCAGTAGATTTCTCGTATATTTCCGATTGTGACTTTTCCACTGTGAAGCGCGTTGAGTTCCAGTGGTGCCCTATGCCTAATGTTTCCTTCAGTGAAATGTTCAAACAGATTGGAATAACTCCTGAGAATGTGACCGCCTTTGCCTTTGTGAATATAGGGCAGAGATATAATGAAAAGTTGCAGGAATGGCATCTGGAAGGGTTAACAAATTTAAAGGAATTAGAATTTAGGGACAATGGTTTCACATCCATTCCTCCACATATCTTTGACAGTACCCCGAAGTTGTGGCATTTAATGCTCACGGAGAATCGAATAGAAACCCTCCCAGAGTCACTTTTTCGGAACACAAGGAACTTGACTAAGTTAGAGCTGCAGAATAATGGAATTTCTAGTCTGCCAAAAAGCCTGTTTGCTGGTCTTACCAATCTTAGAAACATCAGTTTGTGGGAAAACAGACTAAGTCAGTTCCAGCCTGAGTTGCTGTTAGACTCTCCAAAGTTATGGTCTTTAGAACTCACCCACAATGATATATCAAAACTTGACCCAGATGTCTTTTCAGGCCTGAAAGAGATCAGAAAAATTCACATTTCAAATAACCATTTAGATGCTTTTCCCGAAACAGTCTTTCATGGGTGCCCAAATCTAGAGGTCCTGGAATTCGAAAACAACAGAATAACTGATCTACCAGAGAATATTTTCAAAGAGACTGTAAACATAAAGAGACTGAACATGAATAGAAATGGGTTAACCTGGTTACCTGAAAAACTATTCAGTAACATGAcaaatttagaaaatttaaagttaaagcgAAATGGGATCAGGTCCATTTCCCCAGGATTATTTGAAGGATTGGAAAAGCTACAGGTACTGGACCTTCAATCCAATGTTTTGGAAGACTTGCCAGTAGGCATCTTTGATGATCTTGTTTCCATTGAGATGTTAATCCTGCAAAACAACTCCTTGAGTGAATTGCCAGATGAAATATTTGCCAACTGCGAGTCTCTTCAAGAGCTTTACCTGAGCTACAACAAATTGAACAGACTTCTTCCAACTATGTTTCCAAACTCTACGCTAATGTCCATACTAGATCTCAGCAACAACAACCTTTCTTTCTCCTATTCTAGAACAGAACTGTCACCTGATAACAAGACTATCACAGTGCAAGAATATTTCCCACTGGCTCATTTGAGAGGGTTAAAAAGGCTCCTTTTAAAAAACAACCAGATCACTGAGATGCCCTTGGCACTGAACACAGAATTTGAGAGACTGGAAGTTCTTGATCTTAACAACAATAGCATCAGTTACTTAGATCACAATGACTTGACCTTCAGATCTATCAGACCTATGCAAATTGACTTCAGAAATAACCACATTAGAGTCATCAATCTGAACCACATGAATTTCTCTTCTAATGGAGAAAAGGAAGTTTCAATATATGTTGCAGATAATCCTCTTATTTGTAACTGTGAACTGTATAAGTTTACATTGCTGGCACAGGGAAAGCTGGGAGATGACACTGTGTTGTCCGTTCAGGATGACAGTGCAGTCACATGCTCAAATCCTGAAAGATTGAATGAAGCGTTTTATGTTACATCCATCGATGAAACATCTCTGACATGCAGATTACAAAAATGTGTTGACAACTGCACATGTATGACACGTGCACATGACAAGATGTTCTTCGTTGACTGTTCCTACCGAGGTCTCAAAAACATCCCTTCCTTGAAGAAAGAACTTCTACCAAAAGATGATGACTATGGAATTACTTTGATATTAAGAAACAACAGCATTACCTCCTTGGATGGACTTGGAAGCAGAGAGTACGCAGGTCTTGTCAATTTAACCATCCCAAACAATAAGCTGAGCGTTATTAATGAGACCTTTCTGCCAGTAACATTGGAGGTGCTCAATGTGCGAGGGAATAATATCTCATTTCTGACAACGTCTATGGTGGAATTCCTCAATTTGACTGATATACAGTTGAGTATTGGCAATAATCCCTGGAAGTGCGACTGTAACACTGCAGAATTACACAAATTCTTGCGGGATCCTGATCgaaag ATTTTAGACATCCATGATGTGAGCTGCGCCAACATTCCAAACGAGGTCCTTATCAGCTTGTCTGATGAAGATCTGTGCCCTCTCATACAGCAGCCATTCGTCATTGCCAGCATAACAGCTGTTAGTGTTTGTCTACTGGTGGTTGCCATATTAG GAACTGTGAGTTTCTATACATACAGACAAGATATAAAGGTTTGGCTGTTTACTCATCGACTGTGTCTGTGGGCTGTGGctgaagaagaaaaggatgatGATAAGAAATATGATGCTTTCATTAGTTATTCCAGTAAA GATGAAGAATTTGTCAACAACATTTTAGTTCCTGGTCTTGAAAATGAAGACCCCAAATACAAGCTCTGCCTTCACTACAGAGACTGGGTCCCAGGAGACTACATCCAAAATCAGATACATCACAGTGTGGAGGAGAGTCGCAGGACAATTGTTGTGCTCTCAcgtaattttattgaaaatgtttggGGCCAGTTTGAATTCAAAGCTGCCCATTCCAAAGCTCTTAAAGACAAAACAAACAGAGTCATTGTGATTGTACTGGGAGAG GTACCCCCTCAAGATGAATTAGATGAAGAACTGAGATTGTACCTTACCACAAGGACTTACCTGCTGAAGACTGACCCGAAGTTTTGGGAGAAGTTGCGATATGCAATGCCGCACCCTCCAGATCTtctcacaaagaaaaacaagaaaaaagaaaagcagatACAAAAATTTGAACTAGGTTAA